One part of the Gadus morhua unplaced genomic scaffold, gadMor3.0, whole genome shotgun sequence genome encodes these proteins:
- the LOC115539379 gene encoding uncharacterized protein LOC115539379 gives MKDKTPPQILEVVEKAKKDVCDLLKNGRAFSYAVLKQIVSSPNPLEGLIEELKYHHLFVTGVPPPLPIGNPRLVTETLSECPGEAPGETEPSDVESCGSNELFQCRQEKTYTKDKMVKAKDLGILKKHSADHPLLKRFADYLKNVYENAKYQQEVDTVSRYLYFADPTEPSLKFVNDREKLRDFLGQQAKAGYKAQTSGNYIKCLKRFLEFHLTRTGLRQDDGELYKQCTLYLSFLTSSQSVLSKQASKEIVQKSHALSFDKSQPTPRECLAVLDKGEGDLVKIMNQLDDSSSSSLSRTECIFVLYYLEAIVILRHCQQPCVVQSMKVKEWLERKHADDDSIVFVKDHKTAAHFVVSIVLSKKEEAWFEKYYTKVRPQLLAGERKRKRDEQDEKDGDVFFFVSSRGKPINNAAGDLIKLQQKCNVPQVSSQVVRRVFETAANRLDDPQKKAVSDYLGHSGTTADRHYRMKSLESIVIAAGLLKKLQRQKKSSAGPSGEGTRQEALGEGTSPQSVESSSHGDHCALPQPSLRQLVIDLERIPEGNDKVKFHEAFKSLLENHPVTLSGQIPKVRIRRDTSEANQRKLYTHWAQKQLEMRVKHTREQFNRRRPTKERVDTWVKKQGWKCKAANISTEVVENWAPSGSEDRIMDNKHRCHCHPDKRTFGRLVNHSKKNSNIKPLHCVVDKHGEMKDVILFIATKDLPVGEEVLFDY, from the exons ATGAAGGATAAGACACCACCACAGATCCTAGAGGTGGTTGAAAAGGCCAAGAAAGATGTGTGTGACCTCCTGAAGAATGGACGGGCTTTTAGTTATGCAGTCCTGAAGCAAATCGTCTCATCACCAAATCCACTCGAAGGATTGATTGAGGAGCTGAAATACCATCACTTGTTTGTGACAGgagtccctcctcctctgcccattGGTAATCCAAGGTTGGTCACCGAAACCCTTTCTGAATGCCCTGGGGAGGCACCCGGAGAAACAGAGCCATCTGATGTGGAATCTTGCGGCAGCAATGAGCTTTTTCAATGTAGACAAGAGAAAACGTATACCAAAGACAAAATGGTGAAAGCGAAGGATTTAGGCATTTTGAAAAAGCATTCAGCAGATCATCCATTGCTCAAGCGCTTTGCCGACTACCTAAAGAATGTTTACGAAAATGCAAAGTACCAACAGGAGGTTGACACTGTTTCCCGGTACCTGTATTTTGCTGATCCTACGGAACCATCTTTGAAGTTTGTCAATGACAGAGAGAAGCTCAGAGACTTCCTGGGTCAACAGGCTAAGGCAGGGTATAAGGCACAAACATCAGGAAATTACATCAAGTGCTTGAAAAGGTTCTTGGAGTTCCACTTGACAAGGACCGGCTTGAGACAGGATGACGGGGAGCTCTACAAGCAGTGCACATTATATTTGAGTTTTTTAACTTCTTCACAGAGTGTCCTCTCTAAGCAAGCGAGCAAAGAAATTGTGCAAAAGAGTCATGCCTTGTCGTTTGACAAAAGTCAACCCACACCTCGTGAATGCTTGGCTGTTCTTGATAAAGGTGAAGGTGACTTAGTGAAAATCATGAATCAACTTGATGACAGTTCTTCTTCCTCCCTGAGTAGGACTGAGTGCATATTTGTGCTATACTATCTTGAGGCAATTGTCATACTAAGACACTGCCAACAGCCATGTGTGGTGCAGAGCATGAAG GTCAAGGAATGGCTTGAACGGAAACACGCAGATGATGATTCAATCGTTTTTGTAAAGGACCACAAGACGGCTGCACATTTTGTGGTCTCAATTGTCCTGTccaagaaggaggaggcgtggttTGAGAAATATTACACCAAAGTGCGGCCACAGCTCCTTGCTGGCGAAAGGAAACGTAAGCGAGATGAGCAGGATGAGAAGGATGgagatgtttttttctttgtgtcctCCCGCGGTAAGCCAATTAACAATGCAGCTGGTGATCTGATAAAGCTCCAGCAAAAGTGCAACGTCCCCCAGGTGAGCAGCCAGGTTGTACGGAGGGTATTTGAGACAGCAGCTAACCGCCTGGATGACCCTCAGAAGAAAGCAGTTTCTGACTACCTGGGCCATTCTGGCACAACAGCTGACAGACATTACAGGATGAAATCTCTTGAATCCATTGTGATAGCTGCTGGTCTGCTGAAGAAATTACAGAGGCAGAAGAAGTCAAG tGCTGGGCCTTCCGGAGAAGGGACCCGTCAAGAGGCTCTTGGAGAAGGGACCAGCCCTCAGTCAGTGGAGTCTTCCAGCCATGGTGACCATTGTGCTCTCCCTCAGCCTTCCTTGAGACAGCTAGTGATCGATTTAGAGAGGATTCCTGAGGGAAATGACAAAGTCAAATTCCACGAGGCATTCAAGTCCCTCTTGGAAAACCACCCTGTGACACTGAGTGGTCAAATCCCAAAAGTGAGAATCCGCAGGGACACCTCGGAGGCCAATCAGCGGAAGCTTTACACGCACTGGGCGCAAAAGCAATTAGAAATGCGTGTAAAACACACCCGTG AACAATTCAATCGGAGGAGGCCAACGAAAGAGCGTGTCGACACATGGGTCAAAAAGCAGGGATGGAAGTGCAAGGCTGCCAACATCAGCACTGAGGTTGTGGAGAACTGGGCACCATCTGGATCTGAGGACCGCATCATGGACAACAAAC ACAGGTGTCATTGCCACCCTGACAAGAGAACATTTGGCAGGCTGGTGAATCATTCCAAAAAGAACTCGAACATCAAGCCCCTGCACTGTGTGGTGGACAAGCATGGAGAAATGAAGGATGTGATCCTTTTCATTGCAACCAAGGACTTGCCAGTGGGTGAGGAAGTTCTGTTTGACTATTGA